Part of the Nothobranchius furzeri strain GRZ-AD chromosome 2, NfurGRZ-RIMD1, whole genome shotgun sequence genome, AACGTCGCTTTTCCACCTTCTCGTTCCAGGAGCAAGTGGGAAATCTAAAGGAGACGTACGACCACAAACTCATGCTGAAGCACCTTCCGACGGAGTTCGGCACGTTCCTGGATCACATCATGACCTTGGACTACTTCACTAAGCCTGACTATCAGGTTGGCCATGGTTTTTAACGTTTGCCTGTTCCCCTGGCTGTCAAATGCTGAtgcttgttgttttgttttttttcctcatGAGACAGTTCCTGATGTCGGTGTTTGAGAAGGCCATGAAGAGCCACAATGTGCTGGAGAATGACCCCTATGACTGGGAGAAATGTGATTCAGAGGATATGCTGACCACCACTGCCGCAGCAAACACAGCTCAGCAGCTCACTCGCCTCACCCCAGCGTACCTCGGGTCCTGGAAgcttcaatttaaaaaaaaactgtcacttatctttttattgtcatttaagCCCTTGAATTTTTTCATCCTCATAAGCACTTACTGCATTTTCACTCAGATAGACTCCAGCTGCAAGTTTTTCAGATCAACACCCGGAGAAATCACCGCTCTAAATTAAAGAGCTTGCAGGGTGACCTTCCTTTTTTTGTCCCAGCAGCATGGCCAACGCTTCGGTGCTGCCCGGCGAGCTGCAGAGAGAAAACACAGAGGATGTCCTTCAAGGGGAACGCCTCAGCGATGCTGACAACTGCCCCCCCATCCCGACGCCGACCACTCCCGGTGCAGATGTATGGGAAGAGATGGACCGCAGCCGCAACCATAAACACGCGCAGGCGCAGATCAGGAAGGTTAGAGTGGGGCTGTTAACGGCGCGAAGCTTTTAGCTCTCAGCTGCTGTAGATTAATGCAGCTGCTTCGTGCATCGGTCAGCACGTCGTATGTTCAAGTCTTTGGCGTTCCGAATTCATTACCGTATAGTTTTTGCATAAATGTACTTTGCCTCGGCGTCTCTTACGGCAGGCAATCACACAaacatcacttcctgtctcagACTCTTTTTGATGTCATCTAAATTCAGGCAGAGATGGATATTTTTGCTTCAGTTCCCAGATTTTGAGCCTCCTCTGTATGTGCTTGTGTCAGGTGGTGAGTGAGGATGAAAATAGTCAGAACCAGGGGAACCAGAGTCCCAACACTGGCTCCGTGCAGAGTTCCCCTAGACGGGTGAGGTCAGAGACCATGTTCTTAGACCGAGCTGCACCGCTGCTCCGCAGGATGAGGCATAGCCAGAGCTTGGCTTTTGAAAAGAGGCTCGCACCTGAACCAAAGCCCACCATCGAACGCTTTCTCGAGGCTTAGTAAGTCCTCAgtgtaaattaaaatgagcaaatgTTTGAATCTAAAATAGAAACTTTTCTTAATGCTTTGAATCTcaccctgtttttttttttttcagcttaGGCAAACAGCGGCCCGTTCTTTGTCATGTTGAAGAAAAATCTATACCTGAAAAGGGGCACGGCCGGCAAACGCCGTCCTGCAACGAGGATCAATCCGGCACAGCAACTCCCGACCCAGAAGACGCCGCAGCAAGCAGTGGCTTTGTGGCTGTCAACGTCAGCCCCGTTCCTCAGGAGGCAGACTCTCAGGAGTGGGTGATGCTGGAGCTGGAGCAAGGCGGCGGCTCTGGAGGATGCAAGCCTCCAGCTGATGCTCTTGAAAACAAAACAGAGTCCTGTGTTATAGCTGAAGCTGAGAACCGCTCCTCTGAGCCGCAGGATGGCCAGACGAGCCCCGCAGTGCCCACCAGCCCTGTCCTGTCGCAGATGGCCATGCCTGGCACGTGGTTACTGGGCCACCGGAGGCTGCCAGGGATGCTGGGACAAATGCCTTCAGTCATGATGGGACGAGCCCAGATGGAGCAGGTACGAGAATGGTGTTTTAATGTGAGGAGTTCTGAGTCTAAGGTCAACTCCGTTCAGAATGCTTTAAATAGGAGAGGCTTGTATTCTCCATATGCTGAACTGAATTAATCCACATAAAGTGTTATTATTgtgtttaaagggactataaggaagtttgacagccaaaacgtatagaaataataaatttcttcttcatacattctcctgcaatgccctggtcctgtagaatgagccctggcatttttactgtgattgcctgtttttctgtaaaatcacagaaaaagagagatgctcgggtcgagcaggccgcttcatgcgcgttcacgctcaggcatagcccgtagcatttgctatccgtagctttagcagcagagagagaggcagtgccactttgtcgctgttcctaatgcctagtgacaaagctagctacatttctgaggacccttagctactttctgtagaacttccttctagatatttcctgcaaattagcaacaaaatagccattttcgctccgaaccgttctttgaactttgtttcagctgtcatcaaggatataaatgctacagatacaaaggacatcactggtCCTTTAGctcgcaatcgcgagcataaaaattcaaaagtccgtaaagtccctttaattgtTAGGTGGCTCTTCACTTCACAATCcacataaatgtttaaaaaatcaaaCTTAGAGCACAAATAATAAAATACTGTAGAAAGAAATTATAAATATTTACAAACAAGGAAGAACATATGAAAGGTTCTTTAGAAATGAGTCATTAAAAGTACAGCTACTTTAGGATTACTTCAAGGAGAGTCtgtaatttcagtaattaaaagaaGACTTACTCAATGGTaactacatttaaatgtttgagaTTTTTAAGTTAaacataataattttcacattgtGTATAAATGCTACCTTTGTGGCGTTTATTGCATCTGACATATCTGAacagtttaaaaaataaaagcattctAAAGCTGTTCTTTATGCTTTTGTTGTTGACTGTTCTCAGTCCTCCAGCTGCACGCCGCTGTCACCTGTACAGAAGAGTGATGCAGCACCTCTAGAAGAACCTTATAAATCTGACCTGAGTGATGGAGGGAAGTTGGTCCCGGTCCCAGTTCTAAGCCACGCCAAAGGCCCTGCGTCTCATCTGACAAACGACAGAGATCCAGAGAGTGATTCTGGGCTTCCCGATCGCTCCTCCGAACCGAATCAGCAACCTCAAGTTGACACAGCAGGGGGCGCTGTGGAGAGCACTGTCACAGtctcctcttctcctcctcctgctctgctgagAAGAAGAGACTCTCCCTCGTCCCCAAGGCTGAGTCGAATCCCAATACGAGATTCCAGCAACCCGTTAGACTCTCTGAGCAGGGATCCGCACATGGATAGGCGTTATCGCTGGAGCAGTCCAGCCCCCGGGTCCCCAACACACTCGCCCTCTCCCTCTCTGTCCTGCGACAACCTGCCCTGCGCCCTGCTGAGAGACAGGCTCTCCTCAGAGCGGGGCTCCAGGTCCGACTGCGCAGGAGAAGACCCTCTCTCCCTGTCGTCTTCAtcaggaagtaaaagtaaaatcccTCGCCCTGTGAGCGCCACGTTTCTACCAGACCAGCTCACAAGCAGGTTTTTGCCTCGACCTCCTCCGGGAAAACCGCCCATCCGCCCGAGTGTCGATAGTAGGTACGTAGAAAATGTCACTGCAGTACACTTTTAGTACTGTTCCTGTCTGAACATATCTGTTAAACGTTTGAAACACACATTCATCAGGGATAGTTTGTGTTTACCACCCACAGAAGGGAATCTGTTGAAGAGCATTTCAGTAAAATGAATTTCTTTTCCCTGTTCTGTCCTCCAGACGACGGCGGTTAAGGGTGCGTGCCAGTAGCACCAGCGATGCTGACTTCCTGGCCAGTCTGACCCAGCTGATGCAGGATCGTGGCGGGCTGCTCTTCAGCCCTTCTCCTCGCCCacgcagctcctcctcctccctgcagCGCTCGCTAAGCTCCTCCCCTACCCGACAAGAGCTCTGCGAAAGCGGGACACTGcagagacgcagccgctcaccatccAGCCTCTCGGGCTCCCCTCCTCCTCGGCACGCTCAGCCACAATACCGGGCCACAGAACCGGGTCAGTGGAGCCACAGCTCCAGAGGGAAAGGTCCGCTTCACGAGGGGAAAGGCTCTGGGAAATTGACTCGATGAGTTTTATCCTCACACAAACGACTCATCCGGAATGTGCAACTGATGGGAGAGAGGCCGCCTCACCTCCAGTCCCTCATAGCATGTGTACATATGGCATTACTCAAGGGAATGTACTGTATGTAATGTAAAATGTATGataaattgtatttatttatttatttatttgttcggaTGTGGGAAAATGTTGAGAGAATCATAAGCTTGCCAATGTTTACCTCTCATTTCGCTCCTCTTATCGAAACTCCACATAGACCTAACGAGACCAAAACAGTCAAGTTTAAAGTCGAAAAAGATCTAACTGTAGATATGTACCATAAATAAAATGGTAATAACCACAAAACCGTGTACTTGCCATTAGGAACACTAATAATGAACACTGATGTAAATCAGCATTTCTGTACAAAGCATGCAGCCTCACAATGatctctttttatttattataataatgaaTTGCTCATTTTTGGCATATCTTAGTGTTATAGTGTGCTTTTACTCCACGCAAAAAATCTTGTCCTGCAGCCACCATCGGCTTATTAGAACGTACATTTTAAGTGCACACTCACTGTTGTAAACATGCATGAatatatttgcatttttttatgtttgtacAATCAGCTGATGCGTCTGTATTTTTATTGAACTGCTTCTCATCAAATACATCCCAATGTAGACCAGCAGTGACTCGCATTTTATTGCTTCATGGAAACAAAAACggaacaagaataaaataaatcagATTCTTGTTGGTGCTCCTGGCTCAGAGACACCTGGGAATAACTGCACTAATGACGTTTAATAAGTGTGCTAATGGGGCGGGGGGGGGGACTTCTACTCAATAAAGGCCAATGAGTCATTATTTGAGAAAGTATTTTTCTAGTAGATTACCATTTTTCATTTTTATAGATCCATCCGTCATCATCCACTTATTgggttgggtcacgggggcaatAGCCCAAGCAGAGAGGAcccgacttccctctccctagccacctGGGCACATTccatggccagctgagaaacagtccctccagcgtgtcttctttcaggtctcctcccggttggacgtgcccagaaaaggtttttgaaaaaagtatcacagcgaccagcgtCCCGGCATGCGTTGCAATCACTGACGCAATACTCCTTGTTTCAATACGactattatttgcacacttgtgtattacgcactcgaagccttacagcaCATCTTTCCTTTTAACGCACTGGTGAGTGACCCTTTATTTGCAATCTTATATCTAAAAAGGTTTTTCttgaattacatttaaagagcaagtcacccactaccagagtcttactccactcccacttcctgtttgaaaaatgcaacaaacgctgttgcctggcagaccgagagggcggagtcgctaacaaatgcacacacacaggctcacaatgacattgtgacatcataatgtacttgCTAATGTCACAGGGTATCTCTAagccaatggcagatttaaagataatggccagaggcaaaattcctttgaatggcaaAGTATTAGAACATCAGATGAAAAAGATTTTTGGATTTTAATTTctggaatttaaaaaaatgttgatgTTTTTGACTGGCGTGGGACAAACAGAAAGTAACTTCCGGCCCAAACCCTGGACAGCTGGTGATGTTTCACaaagagctctgctgaaacagctattgaccctttgcacgtgacgtcacgccactcatgtgaccgccccctttgccacgatggacggcaaaaagaccgtttacacccgttgaaactccagtgaaggtaggcaaaacaagcccgtttgtagccttttatcgcttttatttagttgatttgacagtaaaatggtgttagcttgctgcgtggtcggctgcactgacagacaaggacgtaaactcaactcatttttttctttttaataactttgatggagactgaggacggagatgaactgcagcgatcaatcaagcggactagcagccctcagatttgcagcgaacgtgtttttaccgggtaagattaacgttcatttatttcacgaggaagacagggacag contains:
- the ttbk2b gene encoding tau-tubulin kinase 2b; translated protein: MSGAVEHTDILSVGDVVRDRWKVARKIGGGGFGEIYEVLDQLSQATVALKVESAQQPKQVLKMEVAVLKKLQGKDHVCRFVGCGRNDRFNYVVMELQGRNLADLRRTMTRGTFSVSTTLRLGKQMLEAIESIHSVGFLHRDIKPSNFAMGRLASTCRCCYMLDFGLARQFTNSNQEVRPPRPVAGFRGTVRYASVNAHKNKEMGRHDDLWSLFYMLVEFMVGQLPWRKIKDKEQVGNLKETYDHKLMLKHLPTEFGTFLDHIMTLDYFTKPDYQFLMSVFEKAMKSHNVLENDPYDWEKCDSEDMLTTTAAANTAQQLTRLTPAYLGMANASVLPGELQRENTEDVLQGERLSDADNCPPIPTPTTPGADVWEEMDRSRNHKHAQAQIRKVVSEDENSQNQGNQSPNTGSVQSSPRRVRSETMFLDRAAPLLRRMRHSQSLAFEKRLAPEPKPTIERFLEAYLGKQRPVLCHVEEKSIPEKGHGRQTPSCNEDQSGTATPDPEDAAASSGFVAVNVSPVPQEADSQEWVMLELEQGGGSGGCKPPADALENKTESCVIAEAENRSSEPQDGQTSPAVPTSPVLSQMAMPGTWLLGHRRLPGMLGQMPSVMMGRAQMEQSSSCTPLSPVQKSDAAPLEEPYKSDLSDGGKLVPVPVLSHAKGPASHLTNDRDPESDSGLPDRSSEPNQQPQVDTAGGAVESTVTVSSSPPPALLRRRDSPSSPRLSRIPIRDSSNPLDSLSRDPHMDRRYRWSSPAPGSPTHSPSPSLSCDNLPCALLRDRLSSERGSRSDCAGEDPLSLSSSSGSKSKIPRPVSATFLPDQLTSRFLPRPPPGKPPIRPSVDSRRRRLRVRASSTSDADFLASLTQLMQDRGGLLFSPSPRPRSSSSSLQRSLSSSPTRQELCESGTLQRRSRSPSSLSGSPPPRHAQPQYRATEPGQWSHSSRGKGPLHEGKGSGKLTR